A DNA window from Loxodonta africana isolate mLoxAfr1 chromosome 7, mLoxAfr1.hap2, whole genome shotgun sequence contains the following coding sequences:
- the LOC100666039 gene encoding olfactory receptor 8K3-like — translation MDKDNLTVLNEFILMGITDRPELQAPLFRLFLIIYVISVVGNLGIIILTKIDFKLQTPMYFFLRHLAITDLGYSTAVGPKMLVNFVVDENTISFYFCATQLAFFIVFITSELFILSAMSYDRYVAICNPLLYTVIMSQRVCQVLVAITYLYSTFVSLLITIKIFNLSFCGYNVISHFYCDIPPLFSLLCSNTHEIELILLVLVTFDLISSLLIVVSYLLVLVAIIRMNSAEGRYKAFATCGSHLTVLVVFYGTLFFMYIQPKACHSFDTDTVTCIFFTLVIPMLNPLIYSLRNKDVKDAVLKTWEKISNIFSKV, via the coding sequence ATGGACAAAGACAATCTAACTGTGCTGAATGAATTCATTCTGATGGGAATCACAGACCGCCCTGAGCTGCAGGCTCCATTGTTCAGGCTGTTCCTCATCATCTACGTGATCTCAGTAGTGGGCAACTtgggcatcatcatcctcaccaagatAGACTTCAAACTGCAAacacccatgtatttttttctcagacACCTTGCTATCACTGATCTTGGTTATTCAACAGCCGTGGGACCAAAAATGTTGGTAAATTTTGTTGTGGATGAGAACACAATCTCCTTTTATTTTTGTGCTACACAGCTGGCTTTCTTTATTGTGTTCATAACTAGTGAACTATTCATTCTGTCAgcaatgtcctatgaccgctatgtggccatttgtaaccctctgctctacacagtcaTCATGTCACAAAGGGTTTGTCAGGTGCTAGTTGCAATCACCTATCTCTATAGcacatttgtttctcttctcATCACCATAAAGATATTTAATTTATCCTTCTGTGGTTATAACGTCATCAGTCATTTCTACTGTGACATTCcccccttgttctctttgctCTGCTCAAACACACATGAAATTGAATTAATCCTTCTGGTCTTAGTAACTTTTGATTTGATTTCATCTCTCCTAATAGTTGTTTCTTACCTGCTGGTTCTTGTAGCCATTATCAGAATGAACTCAGCTGAGGGCAGGTACAAGGCCTTCGCCACCTGTGGATCCCACCTGACAGTGCTGGTAGTGTTCTACGGGACTTTATTCTTTATGTACATTCAGCCCAAGGCCTGTCACTCTTTTGACACTGATACAGTGACTTGCATATTTTTTACTCTGGTTATtcccatgttgaatcccttgatttatagcttgaggaacaaagatgtgaaAGATGCTGTACTTAAGACATGGGAAAAAATAAGCAATATATTTTCTAAAGTTTGA
- the LOC100675073 gene encoding olfactory receptor 8K3-like, with translation MDKHNLTVLNEFILTGITDLTELQAPLFGLFLIIYMISVVGNMGIIILTKMDSKLQTPMYFFLRHLAVIDLGYSTAVGPKMLVNFVVNENTISYYFCAMQLAFFIMFITSEFFILSAMSYDRYVAICNPLLYTVIMSQRACWVLVSITYLYSTFVSLLVTIKIFNLSFCGYSVIRHFYCDGLPLVSLLCSNTLEIKLIILALAAFDLMSSLLTVLVSYILIIVAILRMNSAEGRRKTFSTCGSHLTVVVMFYGTLIFMYVQPKSSHSFDTNKVASIFYTLVVPMLNPLIYSLRNKDVKYALHRTLGQLCNLFSQRLLYYMIHKLCHGL, from the coding sequence ATGGACAAACATAATCTAACAGTGCTCAATGAATTCATTCTGACGGGAATCACAGACCTCACAGAGCTGCAGGCGCCATTGTTTGGGCTGTTCCTCATCATCTACATGATCTCAGTGGTGGGCAACAtgggcatcatcatcctcaccaagatggactccaagctacaaactcccatgtacttttttctcagacacCTGGCTGTCATTGATCTTGGTTATTCAACAGCCGTGGGACCCAAAATGCTAGTCAATTTTGTGGTCAATGAAAACACAatctcctattatttttgtgctaTGCAGCTAGCTTTCTTTATTATGTTTATaactagtgaatttttcattctgtcagcaatgtcctatgaccgctatgtggccatctgtaaccctctgctctacacagtcaTCATGTCACAGAGGGCGTGTTGGGTATTGGTTTCAATCACCTATCTCTACAGcacatttgtttctcttctggtcaccataaagatttttaatttatccttctgtggctacagtgtcatcaggcatttctactGTGATGGTCTTCCCTTGGTATCTTTGCTCTGCTCAAACACACTTGAAATCAAGTTAATCATTCTTGCCTTAGCAGCTTTTGATTTGATGTCATCCCTCCTAACAGTTCTTGTTTCTTACATACTGATCATTGTAGCCATTCTCAGGATGAACTCAGCTGAGGGCAGGCGAAAGActttctccacctgtggatcccacCTGACTGTGGTGGTAAtgttctatgggactttaatcTTCATGTACGTGCAGCCCAAATCCAGTCATTCCTTTGACACTAATAAAGTGGCTTCCATATTTTATACCTTGGTTGTtcccatgttgaatcccttgatctaTAGTTTGAGGAATAAAGATGTAAAATATGCCTTACATAGGACTTTAGGACAACtatgcaatttattttctcaaaggttACTATATTATATGATTCATAAATTATGTCATGGGctttaa
- the LOC100675352 gene encoding olfactory receptor 8K3-like, whose amino-acid sequence MDKHNLTALNEFILTGITDRPELQAPLFGLFLIIYMISVVGNLGIVILTKMDSKLQTPMYFFLRHLAITDLGYSTAVGPKMLVNFVVDENTISYYFCATQLAFFIVFITSELFILSAMSYDHYVAICNPLLYTVIMSQRVCQVLVAITYLYSTFVSLLITIKIFNLSFCGYNVIRHFYCDGLPLLSLLCSNTHEIESITLILAAFDFISSLLIVLVSYLFVLAAILRMNSAEGRHKALSTCGSHLTVVVVFYGTLSFMYVQPKSSHSFNTDKMASIFYTLVTPMLNPLIYSLRNKDVKYALHRMLRVLCNIFSQRSLYHVIHTHYIMDFKHFSVCLGRG is encoded by the coding sequence ATCACAGACCGCCCAGAGCTGCAGGCGCCATTGTTCGGGCTGTTCCTCATCATCTACATGATCTCAGTGGTGGGAAACTTGGGCATCGTCATCCTCACCAAGATGGACTCCAAGCTACAaactcccatgtacttttttctcagacacctggctatcactgatcttgGTTATTCAACAGCCGTGGGACCAAAAATGTTGGTAAATTTTGTTGTGGATGAGAACACAatctcctattatttttgtgctaCACAGCTAGCTTTCTTTATTGTGTTCATAACTAGTGAACTATTCATTCTGTCAGCAATGTCCTatgaccactatgtggccatttgtaaccctctgctctacacagtcaTCATGTCACAAAGGGTGTGTCAGGTGCTGGTTGCAATCACTTATCTCTATAGcacatttgtttctcttctcATCACCATAAAGATATTTAATTTATCCTTCTGTGGCTACAATGTCATCAGGCATTTTTACTGTGACGGTCTCCCCTTGTTATCTTTGCTCTGTTCAAATACACATGAAATCGAATCGATCACTCTCATTTTAGCAgcttttgattttatttcatCACTCCTAATTGTTCTTGTTTCCTACCTCTTCGTTCTTGCAGCCATTCTCAGGATGAACTCAGCTGAGGGTAGGCACAAGGCTCtctccacctgtggatcccacctgactgtggtggtagtgttctatgggactttaaGCTTTATGTATGTGCAGCCCAAGTCCAGTCACTCCTTTAATACTGATAAAATGGCTTCCATATTTTACACCCTGGTCACCCCTATGTTGAATCCCTTGATTTATAGTTTGAGAAATAAAGATGTGAAATATGCCTTACATAGGATGTTAAGAGTATTATGTAACATATTTTCTCAAAGGTCACTATACCATGTCATTCATACACATTATATTATGGACTTTAAACACTTTTCTGTGTGCCTCGGGAGGGGATAG